In the genome of Natronomonas salina, the window GCATCACCCACGCCCTGCTGTGCGCGGCGATCCGTTCGGCCTCCACCTTCATCTCCGGGAGTTCCCGGAAGGCGTGCTCGAGCGCGATCGCATCGTGTGGGAGCGAGAAGGTCGCGATAAGCATGGGCCAGCTACGGTCCCTGCGGGAAAAAGTGACGGGGCGACGAAGGGTATCCGCCGAACCCTATTCGCCTTCTGCGACCTCCACGCGGTTGATTAACTCGGCGTCAGCGAACTCGTCCTGGCAGTCTTCGCAGAGAGCGATGGTCTCGGCTGCGTCGTCCGTGTACACCACCTCCACCAGTTTATCCGTATCCGAGTCACACTCGCTGCAGTTCATATCGAGGGGTAACCCCCGGTACAGCATAATATTTCCGCGCGTACTTGTGGAACGTTCTAGGTGTTTGAGCCGAGCGTAGCGCTACGTATCAGGCTGGACGTACGGCTATCGGTGGGCCGAGGAGAGCGGCAGAGCGATACCGTAAGCGCGTTCGATTCGATAGATACGGATTCGTCCGCCGACAGTCGACCCAGAGTCACTGTTCGGTCCGGGAGGCTTCGGTGACGAACGCCTCCAACACGGCGTCCGTCCGTCCACTTCGCGAGAGAACGGTCACCAGGTCGTCGGGTTCGATCACCGTCGTCCCGTGTGGCGTTAGCACCTCGTCGCCTCGTTCGATCGCGATGACCAGCGAATCGTCGTCGAGGATCTCGTCCCGGACCGCCTCCTCGAGGGAGCACCCGACGATGGGCGCGGTCTCGTCGACCGTCACGTCGATCACGTTGGCGTCGCCCGCGAGACTGATGAAATCCGTCGCCTCCGTGCCCGGTGTCTCGTCCTCGGGCCCGAACGAACTGTAGGGGCTATCCGTTTCGGCCTCGACAAGCGTCTCGTCCTCGATCTCGATGCCCAACTGCGAGAGGGCGCGGGTGACGCGGCGAAGCGCCTCCGTGTTCTCGCCGACCGCCATGATGTGCAGGTTGCGACGGCCGGTCATCAGTTCGCGGACGTTGATCACCCCCGGGACGACGCTGGCCTCCCTCGCGAGGGACTTCCGTTCGGAGATCGGCGCGTTGCAGACGTAGAGGTTCGTCAGGTGGCCCTCAGCCTGCTCGAAGTCGATCCCGGCCGTGTAGCCGCGGATGATGCCGTGGTCCTCGAGCTGGTGGATCCGGTTGCGGATCGTCCCGGGAGAGACGTTCACCGCGTCGGCGATGGTCGGCGCCGACGTGTTCCGAGCGTCCCGCATCAACTCGTAGATGATGCGACGGTCGATCTCGTCCAGCCGGTAGGTCATAGCCGTCGTAGACGGCCGCTCTACTTTAGTCCCGTCGCTCGCATCTACAGCGATCCGGCCTGGCCGACTCCTGGATATTACGCTTCCAGTAAAATTCTACCCTGATAATTACTGATAGAGTAATAACATCGGGGGAGTTATGAGGGTTCGTTCCAACCGACGGAGTATGAGCGTCGGGGAGAACACGCAGGAGGGACAGGGATGAGCGACGAGGAACTCGCGAAGGACCTGGGGCTGGTCTCCGCGATGACCATCGGAATCGGGACGATGATCGGTGCCGGGATCTTCGTCCTACCCGGCGTCGCCGCCAACGCGGCCGGGCCCGTCGTCGTCGTCTCGTTCGTCGTGGGCGGCCTGATCGCGATGGTGAACGCCCTCTCCGTCTCGGAGCTCGGGACGGCGATGCCGAAGGCCGGCGGCGGGTACTACTACATCAACAGGTCGCTCGGCCCCCTGTTCGGTTCGATCGCGGGGATGGGCGACTGGATGGGCCTGGCGTTCGCCTCCGCGTTCTACTGTATCGGCTTCGGCCAGTACCTCGCCGTCTTCGTCGGGTTGCCGGAGGTGGCGTTCCTGAACTCGATCCAGGTCGGCGCGCTCGTCGCAGGTGCCGCCTTCGTCGGCGTCAACTACATCGGCGCCAAGGAGACCGGTGGCGTCCAGACGGTCATCGTCTTCGTCCTCCTCTCTATCCTCACCGTGTTCGCCGTCGCCGGGTTCACGACGTTCGACTACGCGACCCTGGTCGGTGAGGGACTGCCGGCCGACCAGAGCGGACTCGCACCGTACGGTACCGGTGCGATACTGCCGGGAACGGCGCTGGTCTTCGTCTCCTTCCTCGGCTACGCGAAGATCGCGACGGTCGCCGAGGAACTGAAGAACCCGGGCCAGAACCTCCCGCTGGCGATCATCGGGAGCGTCGGCATCGTCACCGTCGTCTACGCCATCCTGGTGACGACGATGCTCGGGGTAGTCTCGTGGCCCGAACTGAGCGAGGACGCCCCGGTCGCACAGGCCGCCGAGGTCGCCTTCCCCTCGGCCATCGGCCCGGTCGGCGGGATCGCCGCGGCGGCGGCCGGTGTCATGACCATCGGCGCCCTGCTGGCGACCGCGTCGTCGGCGAACGCGTCGATCCTCGCCTCCGCGCGGATCAACTTCGCGATGGGCCGCGACAAGATCGTCACCAACTGGCTCAACGAGATCCACCCGAACTACGCGACGCCGTACCGATCGATCCTCGTCACCGGCGGTCTCATCATCGTCTTCATCGCGCTCCTCGGCCGGGACATCGCGGTCCTCTCGAAAGCGGCCAGCGTCCTCCACCTCATCGTGTACGCGCTGATGAACGTGGCCCTGATCGTCTTCCGCGAGGCCGACGTCCCCGAGTACGACCCGGACTTCGAGGTGCCGCTGTACCCCGTCACCCCGATTCTCGGCGCCGTGCTGTCGCTCGGCCTCGTCGCGTTCATGGACCGGGTGGAGATCGCATTGTCGGGTGCCTTCGTCGCTGCGGCCGTCCTCTGGTACTTCCTGTACGCCCGCGACAAGACCGACCGGCAGGGCGTCCTCTCGAGTTACATCCGGAGCCGGGAGGAGGAACTCCCGGACCAGGTCGTCGAGGCCGCCGACGCCGTCGCGCCGACCGGCGACGAGGGGCCGACCGTCATGGTCGCGCTGGCGAACCCGCGGACCGAGAGCGCGCTCATCACCCTCGCCGGTGCCATCGCCCAGCACGAGGGCGGTCGGGTGCTCGCGACCCACATCATCACCGTGCCAGACCAGACGTCGCTGGCGACCGCCGCGGAGAACAGAGACCGGATCGACGCCTCCTCGAAGTCCCTCCTCGAATCGGCGAAGACCGACGCCGGAGCGTTCGACGTGCCGATCGAGACGCGGACCATCCTCTCCCATCGGGGGATCGAGGAGGTGTTCGACGCAGCCCAGACGAACGAGGCGGACACCGTCGTGATGGGGTACGGCGGGACGCAGTTCGCCGGCGGTCGCGCCGAGGGTGCACTCGACGAGCTCACGCACGACCTCCCGTGTGACTTCCTCGTCCTGGACGGCCAGGAACTCGCCCTCTCCGACGTCCTCGTGCCGACCGCTGGCGGGCCGTCCTCGGACCTCTCCGCCGAGGTCGCACGGGCGTTACGGGAGACCGTCGGCGTGGACGTCTCGCTGCTGTACGTCGCCGACGATGGCGAGGAGGGGAGCGGTCGCGAGTTCCTCGGCGACTGGGCTGCCGGTCACAGCCTGGCAGACGCGGAGATACGCGTCGAGACGGGGGACGTCGAGGGAACGATCCGACGGCTCGGAACCGAGTACAGTCTAGTGATCGTCGGGGCGACGGAACGCGGCCTCCTGTCCCGCATCATCCGTGGATCGCTCGTGTTCGAGACGATCGAGACCCTCGAGACGCCGGTCCTCCTGACCGAACGGCCGTCCGCTCGGTCGCTCCGGGAACGGCTCCTCGGCCGGTGATAACCGGACGGTGATCGATTCGTGTCCCTCCCGAAATGCCGCTCACGGAAGCGCTGGAGACGCACATTTTTGGATTCGGCGACCGATCAGTGACCATGGCAGAGAACCTCTTCGAGACCGTCTACGTGCCCATCGCCAACCCCGAGGACGCCGAGGCGACCGCACGAGCCGTCCACCGGTACGCCGACGAGGACTCGGAGGTGATCGTCACGCACGTCGTCGAGAAGGGCGGCGGCGCGCCCGACAAGGCCTCCGTAGAGCAACGCGAGCAGTACGCCGAAGAAGCCTACGAGACCTTCCAGAACGTGCTCCCTGAGGGGTGGGGGACGATCCGGTTCGAGACCCTGTACGGCCACGACGTCGCCGAGACGATCATCGACGGTGCCGGCGACGCGGGCGCGACGGTGATCGCGTTCACGCCCCGGGGCGGCAGCCGGTGGGTCCACCTGGTCACCGGAGACGTCGCGCGGAACCTCATCGAGAACAGCGACGTTCCGGTCGTCTCCCTCCCCGAGCAACCGACCAGCATCGTCCTGGACTAGCGCGGCAGACAGCGGCGGGCGAATGAGTTACCACAGACGCATTCTAAAATCAAATATGGACGAGCCGATCGCCGCGCCGGAGCCGCCGTCGAACGTCTCCGAGGAGCTGGTCGACGAGCTCGATTCGCTGTCCGCTCCCGAACTCCGGTCGGTACTCAAGTACGTTCGGTCACGCGTCGAGTATCTGGAAGCCCCGATTTCTGAACTCGTCGAAGCGGGGCCGGACGAAGAGATCGTTCGGATCGACGAGTACGATTTCTACACGGTCGTCGTGAAGGGGCAGCGATGCGAGGAGGGCTGCGAGGACTGCCCGCACGACCCCCACGTCTACGTGGTCACCATCGAGCCGAACCTCGACGGCGAACGCCACCTCCACTGGGAAGATCTGGGCGGGATGCTGGGCTGACGGCCGTCCCAGTCACCTCGCAATCCCTTCACCGCTTGTAGAGGTTTAGCCGGCGGAAGACCGAATCCAGCAGCACCGCTATCGGGATGATCTCCAGTCTGCCGACCCACATATTGAGGATCAACATCCCCTTCGTGACGTCCGGCATCCCCGGCCCGGTGATCCCGGCGTCGAGCCCGACGTTACTCTGGGCGCTCATTACGTCGAAAACGACGTACTCGAGGGGATATTCCGGCGGGAGCGCCCACAGGAAGACCGAGATCCCGATGACGAGGAACGCGATCCAGAGGATGAACACGACGGTCGCTTCGCTGTATTCCCGCTGGAGTTGCTCATCGCTCAGTCGACGGTCGCCGATCTGGAGGTAGCGGACGGCGGTCTTCGGCTGGAAGACGCTCTCGATCTGCCAGATAGTCCCCTTGATGAGCGTGATGACGCGGATGAGCTTGAGGCCGCTGACGGTCGACCCTGCCGCGGCGCCAGTTAGCATTCCCAGGCAGGCGAACAACGTCGCGCCGGCACCCCAGACGCGCTCGGTCCCGCCGCCGATCGCGACCGTCCCGAAACCGGCGTTCGACGTCGAGGAGACGAACTGGAACAGCGCGACCCGGAAGGTCTCCTCGAACGTCTCGTACTGGCCGTTCGCGAAGAGGATCGCGGTCAGGACGACAGAGCCGACGGTGAACCAGATGAACACCCAGCGGGTCTGGAGGTCGGCGTAGAAGTTCCGCAGTTCCCCCTTGAAGATGAGGTAGTGGATCGGGAAGGCGATACTACCGGCGACCATCACCGGGACGGTGGCGTATTCGATCAGCGGGCTACCGTAGTGGCCGATCGAATCGGCGTGGACGGAGAACCCGCCAGTCGAGATTCCCGTCATCCCGTGGTTGATCGCGTCCCACAGCGGCATCCCGACCAGGAGGAAGAGCGCGATGGAGGCGAGTGTGAGTCCGAGGTAGATCTTCCAGATTTCCTGGACGGTCGTGATGACACTCGGGTGGATCTTCTCGGAGCGGGCTTCGCTCTCGAAGAGGGTGTAGGAACCGCTGCCGGGCCGTGCGAGGATGGCGACCGTCAGCACGATGACGCCGACGCCGCCGATCCACTCGGTCAGCGAGCGCCACCAGTGGAGCGACCGCGGCAGTTGCTCCTCGACGGCAGCCATCGTCAGGCCCGTGCCAGTGAATCCGCTCATGCTCTCGAAGACGGCGTCCAGCGGTGACAGGAAGATGGCCGTCGAGTCGTCCATCGGGGGCGTGTTCGCCCACGCCGGAAACGGGTCGATAGCGATCGTCCACGCTATCATGAGGAACGGAAGCCCGCCGAGGAGCCCAGTGAGCCCCCACGCACTCGCCGCTGTGACCATCCCCTCTAGCTTGCCGGGGGCGTCCGCGTCCCGGTAGTACCGGGAGAGTGCGGTGCCGAGCCCACCGACGATGACCGCCGAGAGGGCGAAACTCGGGATGGCGTAGAACTCGCCGTGGAGTGCGACGACGACGATCGATGCGGCCAGGAGCAGCGAGAGGACTCGCAGGATCCGTCCCACGTCTCGGCTGACCGTCCGTGTATCGACGTTCATAGGAGGGTAGCGATGATATCGGTGTCAGTAACTGCCGGTCGTGATCACGAACACGGTCACTCCAGCCTGTCTTCCGGATGCCCGAAGACGTCGGTGAGTTCCGGGTCGGCGCCGAACCCGGAGTAGACCGTCAGCAGGTCGTTAGCGTGGATCTCCGTATCCCCCTGCGGGGTCAACGGCGGATCCTGGCCCTCCCGTTCGATCGCGACGACCAGGACGTCCTTCGGCAGGAGGCCCTCCTCTGCCGCCTCGTGCAGCGTCTTGCCGACGATCGGTGCGTTCTCGGTGACGGTGATCTCGAAGACCTCCGCTTGCTCGCCGATCCGCAGGTAGTCGACGATCGCCGGCCGGGCCACCGCCCGGTAGAGGTACTCTGCGATGAGTTGCTGGGGGTTCTCCATCGTGTTGACGCCGATCTGCTCGAAGAGCGCCATGTGCTGGGGATTGTGGACGACGGAGACGACGGCGGGAATCTCGAGTTCCTTCGCCAGCAGGCACACCATGATGTTCGTCGCGTCCTGGTCGGTCGTCGATATCATGGCGTCGGCCTGTCCGGCGCCGGCCTCCTGGAGGGTCTCCTTGGTCGTCGCGTCCGCGTTGAGGACGAGGCAGTCGTGTTCGCTCGCGATCAGGTCCGCCCGCTCGTCGTCCTGCTCGATGACGACCACCTCGTTGCCGGACCTGGTCGCGATATCGATGAGCGGGCCACCGATATCCCCGGCCCCGACGACGATGAGGTACATACGACGCCCTTCAAAGGTGACTATTGAAAACGTATCGCCTCCGTATTACGGCCTCCTCAAGTC includes:
- a CDS encoding TrkH family potassium uptake protein — protein: MNVDTRTVSRDVGRILRVLSLLLAASIVVVALHGEFYAIPSFALSAVIVGGLGTALSRYYRDADAPGKLEGMVTAASAWGLTGLLGGLPFLMIAWTIAIDPFPAWANTPPMDDSTAIFLSPLDAVFESMSGFTGTGLTMAAVEEQLPRSLHWWRSLTEWIGGVGVIVLTVAILARPGSGSYTLFESEARSEKIHPSVITTVQEIWKIYLGLTLASIALFLLVGMPLWDAINHGMTGISTGGFSVHADSIGHYGSPLIEYATVPVMVAGSIAFPIHYLIFKGELRNFYADLQTRWVFIWFTVGSVVLTAILFANGQYETFEETFRVALFQFVSSTSNAGFGTVAIGGGTERVWGAGATLFACLGMLTGAAAGSTVSGLKLIRVITLIKGTIWQIESVFQPKTAVRYLQIGDRRLSDEQLQREYSEATVVFILWIAFLVIGISVFLWALPPEYPLEYVVFDVMSAQSNVGLDAGITGPGMPDVTKGMLILNMWVGRLEIIPIAVLLDSVFRRLNLYKR
- a CDS encoding potassium channel family protein, producing the protein MYLIVVGAGDIGGPLIDIATRSGNEVVVIEQDDERADLIASEHDCLVLNADATTKETLQEAGAGQADAMISTTDQDATNIMVCLLAKELEIPAVVSVVHNPQHMALFEQIGVNTMENPQQLIAEYLYRAVARPAIVDYLRIGEQAEVFEITVTENAPIVGKTLHEAAEEGLLPKDVLVVAIEREGQDPPLTPQGDTEIHANDLLTVYSGFGADPELTDVFGHPEDRLE
- a CDS encoding amino acid permease; protein product: MSDEELAKDLGLVSAMTIGIGTMIGAGIFVLPGVAANAAGPVVVVSFVVGGLIAMVNALSVSELGTAMPKAGGGYYYINRSLGPLFGSIAGMGDWMGLAFASAFYCIGFGQYLAVFVGLPEVAFLNSIQVGALVAGAAFVGVNYIGAKETGGVQTVIVFVLLSILTVFAVAGFTTFDYATLVGEGLPADQSGLAPYGTGAILPGTALVFVSFLGYAKIATVAEELKNPGQNLPLAIIGSVGIVTVVYAILVTTMLGVVSWPELSEDAPVAQAAEVAFPSAIGPVGGIAAAAAGVMTIGALLATASSANASILASARINFAMGRDKIVTNWLNEIHPNYATPYRSILVTGGLIIVFIALLGRDIAVLSKAASVLHLIVYALMNVALIVFREADVPEYDPDFEVPLYPVTPILGAVLSLGLVAFMDRVEIALSGAFVAAAVLWYFLYARDKTDRQGVLSSYIRSREEELPDQVVEAADAVAPTGDEGPTVMVALANPRTESALITLAGAIAQHEGGRVLATHIITVPDQTSLATAAENRDRIDASSKSLLESAKTDAGAFDVPIETRTILSHRGIEEVFDAAQTNEADTVVMGYGGTQFAGGRAEGALDELTHDLPCDFLVLDGQELALSDVLVPTAGGPSSDLSAEVARALRETVGVDVSLLYVADDGEEGSGREFLGDWAAGHSLADAEIRVETGDVEGTIRRLGTEYSLVIVGATERGLLSRIIRGSLVFETIETLETPVLLTERPSARSLRERLLGR
- a CDS encoding Lrp/AsnC family transcriptional regulator, with product MTYRLDEIDRRIIYELMRDARNTSAPTIADAVNVSPGTIRNRIHQLEDHGIIRGYTAGIDFEQAEGHLTNLYVCNAPISERKSLAREASVVPGVINVRELMTGRRNLHIMAVGENTEALRRVTRALSQLGIEIEDETLVEAETDSPYSSFGPEDETPGTEATDFISLAGDANVIDVTVDETAPIVGCSLEEAVRDEILDDDSLVIAIERGDEVLTPHGTTVIEPDDLVTVLSRSGRTDAVLEAFVTEASRTEQ
- a CDS encoding universal stress protein; translated protein: MAENLFETVYVPIANPEDAEATARAVHRYADEDSEVIVTHVVEKGGGAPDKASVEQREQYAEEAYETFQNVLPEGWGTIRFETLYGHDVAETIIDGAGDAGATVIAFTPRGGSRWVHLVTGDVARNLIENSDVPVVSLPEQPTSIVLD